A genomic window from Terrisporobacter glycolicus ATCC 14880 = DSM 1288 includes:
- a CDS encoding ATP-dependent DNA helicase, producing MKKIKISVRNLVEFILKKGSIDNRFVGNIKAIEGIRGHQKVQKSYGDEYTSEVSIKHAFAFDEVEIEVEGRIDGLLIENSKVIIDEIKTTTKDLLLIGEDSNPLHWAQVKCYGYMYCIQNDIDNIDLQVTYYNIENKSTRILRKKFQISELEEFFFKLIYEYKLWANMEKQWMETRNESIKNLKFPFEKYRPGQREFAVRVYKSIVGSRKCFAMAPTGTGKTISTLFPAIKAMGEEKTSKIFYLTAKTITREVVNDTINLMKKQNLNLRSVAITAKEKICKMEEANCNPDYCPYDNGYYDKINNALKQILSKYNDFSRKNIDEISEVYKLCPFELCLDLTMFSDVIVCDYNYIFDPRVYLKRYFDVKKTDFTFLVDEAHNLLDRSRNMYSAEINQNIFIKMKKIIGKKDKKILNAIKEIEKYFIDIWNVLNLIKEKYVIKEELPKSLIELFNILTKFMDEYLSRSNEENSELLDLYFEVNKFLSISTFYNNSYRTIYSDELIGINVKLFCADPSDLIIEKMNKSKSTTIFSATLTPLNYYKELYGSEEGDFVINLKSPFDIKNRLIIIGDDISTKYNKREDTVADLIEYIKVCVESKIGNYMVFFPSYKYMELTYEKIKDKYEELNVIIQENNMSEEEKEEFLDLFNNNKETHVGFCVLGGHFSEGIDLTEDKLIGVIVVGVGMPQINIERDIIKEQLNENNKGFDYAYVYPGMTKVLQAVGRCIRTDKDRGVILLLDNRYSNYRYRSLFPQEWSPYVRIKKPNDIKGLCKVFWYDE from the coding sequence ATGAAAAAGATAAAAATATCAGTGAGAAACTTAGTTGAGTTTATTTTGAAGAAGGGAAGTATAGACAATAGATTTGTAGGAAATATAAAGGCAATTGAAGGAATTAGAGGACATCAAAAAGTACAGAAATCCTATGGAGATGAATATACCTCAGAAGTATCTATAAAACATGCATTTGCTTTTGATGAAGTAGAAATAGAAGTTGAAGGAAGAATAGACGGACTCTTAATTGAAAATAGTAAAGTTATAATTGATGAAATAAAAACTACTACAAAAGATTTACTATTAATAGGTGAAGATAGTAACCCACTTCATTGGGCTCAGGTAAAATGCTATGGATATATGTATTGTATTCAAAATGATATAGATAATATAGATTTACAAGTAACTTATTATAATATAGAAAATAAATCTACAAGAATATTAAGAAAAAAATTCCAGATAAGTGAGTTGGAAGAGTTTTTCTTTAAGTTAATTTATGAATATAAACTATGGGCAAATATGGAGAAACAATGGATGGAAACAAGAAATGAATCCATTAAAAATTTAAAGTTTCCATTTGAAAAATACAGACCAGGACAACGAGAATTTGCAGTGCGAGTTTATAAAAGTATAGTAGGTAGCAGGAAGTGTTTTGCCATGGCACCAACAGGTACTGGAAAAACTATATCGACACTTTTTCCAGCTATAAAAGCAATGGGAGAAGAGAAAACTTCAAAAATTTTTTATCTTACAGCAAAAACAATAACGCGAGAAGTAGTGAATGATACTATAAACTTGATGAAAAAGCAAAATTTAAATTTGCGAAGTGTAGCGATAACTGCAAAAGAAAAAATATGTAAGATGGAAGAAGCTAATTGTAATCCAGATTATTGTCCTTACGATAATGGATACTATGACAAAATAAACAATGCCCTTAAGCAGATTTTAAGTAAATATAATGATTTTAGTAGAAAAAATATTGATGAAATAAGTGAAGTTTATAAATTGTGCCCCTTTGAATTATGTCTTGATTTAACTATGTTTAGTGATGTAATTGTTTGTGATTATAATTATATATTTGACCCTAGAGTTTATTTAAAAAGATATTTTGATGTGAAAAAAACAGATTTTACATTTCTTGTAGACGAGGCACATAATTTATTAGACAGAAGTAGAAATATGTACTCTGCTGAAATAAATCAAAATATTTTTATAAAAATGAAGAAAATAATAGGCAAAAAAGATAAAAAAATATTAAATGCAATAAAAGAAATAGAAAAATATTTTATAGATATATGGAATGTATTAAATTTAATAAAAGAAAAATACGTTATTAAAGAAGAATTGCCTAAATCCCTTATAGAACTATTTAATATATTAACGAAATTTATGGATGAATATTTATCAAGAAGTAATGAAGAAAACTCTGAACTACTAGATTTATATTTTGAAGTTAATAAGTTTTTATCTATTTCAACTTTTTATAATAATAGTTATAGAACTATATATAGTGATGAATTGATTGGTATTAATGTGAAATTATTTTGTGCAGATCCTTCAGATTTAATTATTGAAAAAATGAATAAATCTAAATCTACAACTATTTTCTCTGCAACTTTAACACCTTTAAATTACTATAAGGAGCTTTACGGCAGTGAAGAGGGAGACTTTGTAATAAATTTAAAAAGTCCTTTTGACATAAAAAATAGGCTGATAATAATAGGAGATGATATTTCCACTAAATATAATAAAAGGGAAGATACAGTAGCAGATTTAATAGAATATATTAAAGTTTGCGTGGAAAGCAAAATTGGAAATTATATGGTATTCTTTCCATCCTATAAATATATGGAATTGACCTATGAAAAAATTAAAGATAAATATGAAGAACTGAATGTAATAATACAAGAAAATAATATGAGTGAGGAAGAAAAAGAAGAGTTCTTAGATTTATTCAATAATAATAAAGAAACTCATGTGGGATTTTGTGTCCTAGGAGGTCATTTCTCAGAAGGTATAGATTTAACGGAAGATAAGCTTATAGGAGTTATTGTTGTTGGGGTTGGAATGCCACAAATAAATATTGAAAGAGATATAATAAAGGAACAGTTAAATGAAAATAATAAAGGGTTTGATTATGCTTATGTTTATCCAGGAATGACAAAAGTACTTCAAGCTGTGGGCAGATGTATCAGAACTGATAAGGATAGAGGAGTAATTTTACTTCTAGATAACAGATATTCAAACTATAGATATAGAAGCCTTTTTCCACAAGAATGGAGTCCTTATGTGAGGATAAAAAAGCCTAATGATATTAAGGGTTTATGTAAAGTATTTTGGTATGATGAGTAA
- a CDS encoding SPL family radical SAM protein, whose translation MEFIPTKTIISSYNENPYWFGINYNMNMYKGCCHGCIYCDSRSNCYKIVDFDRVRIKENSIETIRKELQSKRKKGVVGTGAMSDPYNPFEKKYELTRKALKIIDEYRFGIGIATKSNLVTRDIDILKRIQSHSPVIVKMTITTFDNELCKKIERKVCTSEERFKAIKELSDNNIYTGVLLMPLLPFINDNEDNIKNIIKKVHECGGKFIFTYGMGVTLRNNQREYYFQQLRKIFPKENLENIYMNTFGNIYENNSLNATYLWKIFKSECEKYNILYKMEDIIEGYKRNYERNQITWF comes from the coding sequence ATGGAATTTATACCAACAAAAACAATTATATCATCTTATAATGAGAATCCATATTGGTTCGGAATTAATTACAATATGAATATGTATAAAGGTTGCTGTCATGGTTGTATTTATTGTGATTCTAGGAGTAACTGTTATAAAATTGTAGATTTTGACAGAGTAAGAATAAAGGAAAATTCAATAGAAACAATAAGAAAAGAACTTCAATCTAAAAGAAAAAAAGGTGTAGTTGGAACGGGAGCAATGAGCGATCCTTATAATCCATTTGAAAAAAAATATGAACTAACTAGAAAAGCTTTAAAAATAATTGATGAATACAGGTTTGGAATAGGAATTGCTACAAAGAGTAATTTAGTAACTAGAGATATAGATATACTGAAAAGAATACAAAGTCATTCTCCAGTTATAGTTAAAATGACAATCACAACCTTTGATAATGAATTGTGCAAAAAAATTGAAAGAAAAGTTTGTACATCAGAGGAACGATTTAAGGCTATAAAAGAGTTAAGTGATAATAACATATATACGGGTGTATTGCTTATGCCATTATTACCTTTCATTAATGATAATGAAGATAATATAAAAAATATTATAAAAAAAGTACATGAATGTGGTGGAAAATTTATTTTTACATATGGTATGGGGGTAACACTTAGAAATAATCAAAGAGAATACTACTTTCAACAATTGAGAAAAATATTTCCAAAAGAAAACTTAGAAAACATATATATGAATACATTTGGAAACATATATGAAAATAATTCACTAAATGCAACTTATTTATGGAAAATTTTTAAATCAGAATGTGAAAAATATAATATTTTATATAAAATGGAAGACATTATAGAAGGCTACAAACGTAATTATGAAAGAAATCAGATAACTTGGTTTTAA
- a CDS encoding ABC transporter ATP-binding protein, translating into MKECIKKNKILLFITIIFSVISSITMVGVSLLLQSTIDKVMNGDMEGFKKILIFTLVYCVIMGLLYFIYDILSKMFIRNVTRELRSKIFSGIINHNYKDFNSKNTADYISALTNDIKLVEENYITSLLLVLQFSVAFIATIGILLYLSPLVTGCLFVSMLLIFIVPSIFGKKLESKQMNLSNKLTSFTTVIKDMLSGYDVIKSYNLKKDAFKEFEGENIELAKTKFEADKLLVINETLSQLLGMGTQFVAVFLSAYLVLKGNITMGTLIAIVQLSGSFIQPVIMIMSYTPKITSMASVIKRLDDISNYKDSSFIGSENPSFESSIEISNVNFAYEDNKNILENVDLKIKKNKKYAIVGPSGCGKSTLAKLILGYYADYSGEIKYDNKEIRNVNIEKINKMISIIHQNVYMFDKNIKDNICLYEKFSYDNINNILELSGADKFINELEEGLDYFVGENGNNLSGGQRQRIAIARALIQQTPILILDEGTSAIDMQTGYDIENKLLNLDNLTLITITHKMSQELLSLYDEIIFMEDGKVIEQGNFNDLIKKEEKFYDFYKLETA; encoded by the coding sequence ATGAAGGAATGCATTAAAAAAAATAAAATATTATTGTTTATTACAATAATATTTAGTGTTATATCATCTATAACCATGGTAGGTGTATCATTATTACTACAATCGACCATAGACAAAGTAATGAATGGGGATATGGAAGGATTTAAAAAAATCTTAATTTTTACTTTAGTATACTGTGTAATTATGGGATTATTATATTTTATTTATGATATCCTTAGCAAAATGTTTATTAGGAATGTAACGAGGGAACTTAGAAGTAAAATCTTTTCGGGTATAATAAATCACAACTATAAAGATTTTAATTCTAAAAATACGGCAGACTACATATCAGCACTGACTAATGATATTAAATTAGTAGAAGAAAACTATATTACCTCTTTATTATTAGTTTTACAGTTTTCAGTGGCGTTTATAGCAACGATAGGTATTTTGTTATACTTAAGTCCCTTAGTAACAGGTTGTTTATTTGTAAGTATGTTATTAATCTTTATAGTGCCAAGTATTTTTGGGAAAAAACTAGAAAGTAAACAGATGAATCTTTCTAATAAGCTTACATCATTTACTACTGTAATTAAAGATATGCTTAGTGGGTATGATGTTATAAAATCTTATAATTTAAAGAAAGATGCGTTTAAAGAGTTTGAAGGAGAAAATATAGAGTTAGCTAAGACTAAGTTTGAAGCAGATAAATTACTGGTAATAAACGAAACTTTATCTCAATTACTTGGTATGGGAACTCAATTTGTTGCCGTATTTTTATCAGCATACCTAGTTTTAAAGGGGAATATTACCATGGGAACATTAATAGCAATTGTTCAATTGTCAGGAAGTTTTATTCAACCTGTTATTATGATAATGAGCTATACTCCAAAGATTACGTCTATGGCTTCTGTAATAAAAAGGTTAGATGATATATCTAATTATAAAGATAGTAGCTTTATAGGAAGTGAAAATCCTTCCTTCGAAAGCTCTATAGAAATAAGTAATGTGAATTTTGCATATGAAGATAATAAAAATATTCTTGAAAATGTAGACTTAAAAATAAAGAAAAATAAAAAATATGCTATTGTAGGGCCTAGTGGCTGTGGAAAGTCAACTTTAGCAAAGTTAATTCTTGGATATTATGCAGATTATAGTGGAGAAATCAAGTATGATAATAAGGAAATTAGGAATGTAAACATAGAAAAAATTAATAAAATGATTTCTATTATTCATCAAAATGTATATATGTTTGATAAAAATATAAAAGATAATATTTGTTTATATGAGAAATTTTCATATGATAATATAAACAATATATTAGAATTAAGTGGTGCAGATAAATTTATTAATGAATTAGAAGAGGGATTAGATTATTTTGTAGGTGAGAATGGAAATAACTTATCTGGAGGACAAAGACAAAGAATTGCCATAGCAAGAGCTTTAATTCAACAAACGCCGATCCTTATATTAGATGAAGGCACTTCAGCAATAGATATGCAAACTGGATATGATATTGAAAATAAGTTATTAAATTTAGATAATCTTACGTTAATAACGATTACACATAAAATGAGCCAGGAATTATTGAGTTTATATGACGAGATAATTTTCATGGAAGATGGTAAAGTAATTGAGCAAGGTAACTTTAATGATTTAATAAAAAAAGAAGAAAAGTTCTATGATTTTTATAAGTTAGAAACAGCATAA